A region of Streptomyces sp. WMMC500 DNA encodes the following proteins:
- the carB gene encoding carbamoyl-phosphate synthase large subunit, with the protein MPKRTDIRSVLLIGSGPIVIGQAAEFDYSGTQACRVLRAEGLRVVLVNSNPATIMTDPEIADATYVEPITPEFVEKIIARERPDALLPTLGGQTALNTAVSLHDSGVLEKYGVELIGANVEAIQKGEDRELFKEVVAEVRRKTGHGESARSVICHSMDEVLAGVDGLGGYPVVVRPSFTMGGAGSGFAHDEEELRRIAGQGLALSPTTEVLLEESILGWKEYELELMRDKHDNVVVVCSIENLDPMGVHTGDSVTVAPSMTLTDREYQILRDIGIAVIREVGVDTGGCNIQFAVDPADGRIVVIEMNPRVSRSSALASKATGFPIAKIAAKLAVGYTLDEIPNDITRETPASFEPTLDYVVVKVPRFAFEKFPAADATLTTTMKSVGEAMAIGRNFTEALNKALRSVEKRDAPFDFSGPPPAPGEKAALLAKAAVPTDGRLNTVMAAIRAGAAREEVHEATRIDPWFVDQFFLIKEVADELAAADHLDPELLAHAKRHGFSDAQIAGVRGLREDVVREVRHALGVRPVYKTVDTCAAEFAARTPYLYSSYDEETEVAPRERPAVIILGSGPNRIGQGIEFDYSCVHASFALGEAGYETVMVNCNPETVSTDYDTSDRLYFEPLTLEDVLEIVHAETQAGPVAGVLVQLGGQTPLRLAQALKDNGVPVVGTSPEAIHAAEDRGAFGRVLAEAGLPAPKYGTAFSFDEAKTIAAGIGYPVMVRPSYVLGGRGMEIVYDEPSLAAYLERHAGLISAHPVLVDRFLDDTIEIDVDALYDGRELYLGGVMEHIEEAGIHSGDSACALPPITLGGHDIKRLRASTEAIARGVGVRGLINIQFALAGDILYVLEANPRASRTVPFTSKATAVPLAKAAARISLGATVAELRAEGMLPATGDGGTLPLDAPISVKEAVLPWTRFRDIRGRGVDTVLGPEMRSTGEVMGIDGVFGTAYAKSQAAAYGALPTRGRAFVSVANRDKRSMVFPARELVQHGFELLATSGTAEVLRRNGIDATVVRKHSEGPGPDGERTIVQLIHDGAVDLIVNTPYGTGGRLDGYDIRTAAVARGVPCLTTVQALAAAVQGIEALTRGEVGVRSLQEHAGHLTAARTR; encoded by the coding sequence GTGCCTAAGCGCACCGACATCCGGTCCGTCCTGCTCATCGGCTCAGGCCCGATCGTCATCGGCCAGGCCGCCGAGTTCGACTACTCCGGCACCCAGGCGTGCCGCGTGCTCCGGGCCGAGGGCCTGCGCGTCGTGCTCGTCAACTCCAACCCGGCGACGATCATGACCGATCCGGAGATCGCCGACGCCACGTACGTCGAGCCGATCACCCCCGAGTTCGTCGAGAAGATCATCGCCCGGGAGCGCCCGGACGCCCTGCTGCCCACCCTCGGCGGGCAGACCGCGCTCAACACCGCGGTCTCGCTGCACGATTCCGGCGTGCTGGAGAAGTACGGCGTGGAGCTGATCGGCGCCAACGTCGAGGCCATCCAGAAGGGCGAGGACCGCGAGCTGTTCAAGGAGGTCGTCGCCGAGGTCCGCCGCAAGACCGGGCACGGCGAGTCCGCCCGGTCGGTGATCTGCCACTCCATGGACGAGGTGCTGGCCGGCGTCGACGGGCTCGGCGGCTACCCCGTGGTCGTGCGCCCCTCCTTCACCATGGGCGGTGCCGGCTCCGGCTTCGCGCACGACGAGGAGGAGCTGCGCCGCATCGCCGGCCAGGGGCTCGCGCTCTCGCCGACGACCGAGGTGCTGCTGGAGGAGTCCATCCTCGGGTGGAAGGAGTACGAGCTGGAGCTGATGCGCGACAAGCACGACAACGTCGTGGTCGTCTGTTCCATCGAGAACCTCGACCCCATGGGCGTGCACACCGGCGACTCCGTGACGGTCGCGCCCTCGATGACGCTCACCGACCGTGAGTACCAGATCCTGCGCGACATCGGCATCGCCGTCATCCGCGAGGTCGGCGTCGACACCGGCGGCTGCAACATCCAGTTCGCCGTCGACCCGGCGGACGGCCGGATCGTCGTCATCGAGATGAACCCGCGCGTCTCGCGCTCCTCGGCGCTGGCCTCCAAGGCCACCGGCTTCCCGATCGCCAAGATCGCCGCGAAGCTGGCCGTGGGCTACACCCTGGACGAGATCCCCAACGACATCACCCGCGAGACCCCCGCGTCCTTCGAGCCCACGCTCGACTACGTGGTCGTGAAGGTGCCCCGCTTCGCCTTCGAGAAGTTCCCGGCCGCGGACGCGACGCTCACCACCACGATGAAGTCGGTCGGCGAGGCCATGGCCATCGGCCGCAACTTCACCGAGGCGTTGAACAAGGCGCTCAGGTCGGTCGAGAAGCGGGACGCCCCGTTCGACTTCTCCGGCCCGCCGCCGGCCCCCGGTGAGAAGGCCGCGCTGCTCGCGAAGGCCGCCGTGCCCACGGACGGCCGGCTGAACACCGTGATGGCCGCCATCCGGGCCGGCGCCGCTCGGGAGGAGGTGCACGAGGCGACGCGGATCGACCCCTGGTTCGTCGACCAGTTCTTCCTGATCAAGGAAGTCGCCGACGAGCTGGCCGCCGCCGACCACCTCGACCCGGAACTCCTCGCCCACGCCAAGCGGCACGGCTTCTCCGACGCCCAGATCGCCGGCGTGCGCGGGCTGCGCGAGGACGTGGTGCGCGAGGTGCGGCACGCGCTGGGCGTACGCCCGGTGTACAAGACGGTCGACACCTGCGCCGCCGAGTTCGCCGCGCGCACCCCGTACCTCTACTCCTCGTATGACGAGGAGACCGAGGTCGCCCCGCGCGAGCGCCCCGCGGTGATCATCCTCGGCTCCGGTCCCAACCGCATCGGCCAGGGCATCGAGTTCGACTACTCCTGCGTCCACGCCTCCTTCGCCCTCGGCGAGGCGGGCTACGAGACCGTGATGGTCAACTGCAACCCGGAGACCGTCTCCACCGACTACGACACCTCCGACCGGCTGTACTTCGAGCCGCTGACGCTGGAGGACGTGCTGGAGATCGTGCACGCCGAGACCCAGGCGGGCCCGGTCGCGGGCGTCCTCGTCCAGTTGGGCGGGCAGACCCCGCTGCGGCTCGCGCAGGCGCTGAAGGACAACGGCGTGCCCGTCGTGGGCACCTCGCCCGAGGCGATCCACGCCGCCGAGGACCGCGGCGCGTTCGGCCGCGTGCTCGCCGAGGCGGGGCTGCCGGCGCCCAAGTACGGCACCGCGTTCTCCTTCGATGAGGCCAAGACGATCGCCGCCGGGATCGGCTACCCGGTCATGGTGCGCCCGTCGTACGTGCTCGGCGGCCGGGGCATGGAGATCGTCTACGACGAGCCGTCGCTGGCCGCGTACCTGGAGCGGCACGCCGGGCTCATCTCCGCACACCCCGTGCTCGTCGACCGGTTCCTCGACGACACCATCGAGATCGACGTCGACGCGCTCTACGACGGCCGGGAGCTGTACCTCGGCGGCGTCATGGAGCACATCGAGGAAGCGGGCATCCACTCCGGCGACTCCGCCTGCGCGCTGCCCCCCATCACCCTCGGCGGGCACGACATCAAGCGGCTGCGCGCCTCCACCGAGGCCATCGCGCGCGGCGTCGGCGTGCGCGGGCTGATCAACATCCAGTTCGCGCTGGCCGGGGACATCCTGTACGTGCTGGAGGCCAACCCGCGGGCCTCGCGCACCGTCCCCTTCACTTCCAAGGCCACCGCCGTGCCGCTGGCCAAGGCCGCCGCCCGCATCTCGCTCGGCGCCACCGTCGCCGAACTGCGCGCGGAGGGCATGCTGCCGGCCACCGGCGACGGCGGCACGCTGCCGCTGGACGCGCCGATCTCGGTGAAGGAGGCCGTGCTGCCGTGGACGCGCTTCCGCGACATCCGCGGCCGGGGCGTCGACACCGTGCTCGGCCCGGAGATGCGCTCCACCGGCGAGGTCATGGGCATCGACGGCGTCTTCGGCACCGCGTACGCCAAGTCGCAGGCCGCCGCGTACGGGGCGCTGCCCACCCGCGGCCGGGCGTTCGTCTCGGTCGCCAACCGCGACAAGCGCTCGATGGTCTTCCCGGCCCGCGAGCTGGTCCAGCACGGCTTCGAGCTGCTGGCCACCTCCGGCACCGCCGAGGTGCTCCGGCGCAACGGCATCGACGCGACCGTCGTGCGCAAGCACTCCGAGGGCCCGGGTCCCGACGGCGAGCGGACGATCGTGCAACTGATCCACGACGGCGCCGTCGACCTCATCGTCAACACCCCGTACGGCACCGGCGGCCGGCTCGACGGCTACGACATCCGCACCGCCGCCGTCGCCCGCGGGGTGCCGTGCCTGACGACCGTCCAGGCGCTGGCCGCCGCCGTCCAGGGCATCGAGGCGCTGACCCGCGGTGAGGTGGGGGTGCGCTCCCTCCAGGAACACGCCGGGCACCTCACCGCGGCCCGCACCCGCTAG
- the pyrF gene encoding orotidine-5'-phosphate decarboxylase, producing MTPPPSEPPESPEPFGRRLHRAMAARGPLCVGIDPHASLLARWGLPDDPAGLERFTMTAVEALADRVAVLKPQSAFFERFGSRGVAVLEKAVTVARAAGALVLMDAKRGDIGSTMGGYAAAYLDKDAPLRSDALTVTPYLGYESLRPALDAAHAAGAGLFVVTLTSNPEGGEVQRAAVHGAHGARTVAQTMLDHIAAENRGAAPLGSTGAVVGATLAEAGADLAVGGPLLAPGIGAQGAAPADLPRVFGAALPQVLPSASRSVLAHGPDIARLRAAAEQLADDVRNVSS from the coding sequence ATGACCCCTCCGCCCTCGGAGCCCCCCGAGTCCCCCGAGCCCTTCGGCCGCCGGCTGCACCGCGCGATGGCCGCCCGCGGCCCGCTGTGCGTCGGCATCGACCCGCACGCCTCGCTGCTCGCCCGCTGGGGGCTGCCGGACGACCCGGCGGGTCTGGAGCGGTTCACGATGACGGCCGTCGAGGCGCTGGCCGACCGCGTCGCCGTGCTCAAGCCGCAGTCGGCGTTCTTCGAGCGCTTCGGCTCCCGCGGCGTCGCCGTCCTGGAGAAGGCCGTCACGGTGGCGCGCGCGGCCGGCGCGCTGGTCCTCATGGACGCCAAGCGCGGCGACATCGGCTCGACGATGGGCGGCTACGCCGCCGCGTACCTCGACAAGGACGCCCCGCTGCGCTCCGACGCCCTGACCGTCACGCCCTACCTCGGGTACGAGTCGCTGCGCCCGGCGCTGGACGCCGCCCACGCCGCCGGCGCCGGCCTGTTCGTCGTCACGCTCACCTCCAACCCGGAGGGCGGCGAGGTGCAGCGCGCCGCCGTGCACGGCGCGCACGGCGCGCGGACCGTCGCCCAGACGATGCTGGACCACATCGCCGCCGAGAACCGCGGTGCCGCGCCGCTCGGTTCGACCGGCGCCGTCGTCGGCGCCACCCTCGCCGAGGCCGGCGCCGACCTGGCCGTGGGCGGTCCGCTGCTGGCCCCCGGCATCGGCGCCCAGGGCGCCGCGCCGGCCGACCTCCCGCGGGTCTTCGGCGCCGCGCTGCCCCAAGTCCTGCCCAGTGCAAGCCGGTCGGTGCTGGCGCACGGACCGGATATCGCGAGGCTGCGGGCGGCGGCCGAACAATTGGCCGATGACGTACGGAACGTATCCTCATAA
- the rpoZ gene encoding DNA-directed RNA polymerase subunit omega — protein sequence MSSPITAPEGIINPPIDELLEATDSKYSLVIYAAKRARQINAYYSQLGEGLLEYVGPLVDTHVHEKPLSIALREINAGLLTSEATEGPAQ from the coding sequence TTGTCCTCTCCCATCACCGCGCCCGAGGGCATCATCAACCCGCCGATCGACGAGCTGCTTGAGGCGACCGACTCCAAGTACAGCCTCGTGATCTACGCGGCGAAGCGCGCGCGGCAGATCAACGCGTACTACTCCCAGCTCGGCGAGGGCCTGCTGGAGTACGTCGGCCCGCTGGTGGACACCCACGTGCACGAGAAGCCGCTGTCCATCGCGCTCCGCGAGATCAACGCGGGTCTGCTGACCTCCGAGGCCACCGAAGGCCCCGCGCAGTAG
- a CDS encoding integration host factor, giving the protein MALPPLTPEQRAAALEKAAAARRERAEVKNRLKHSGASLHDVIKQGQENDVIGKMKVSALLESMPGVGKVRAKQIMERLGISESRRVRGLGSNQIASLEREFGSTGS; this is encoded by the coding sequence GTGGCTCTTCCGCCCCTTACCCCTGAACAGCGCGCAGCCGCGCTCGAGAAGGCCGCAGCGGCTCGCCGGGAGCGCGCCGAGGTCAAGAATCGGCTGAAGCACTCCGGCGCTTCCCTGCACGACGTCATCAAGCAGGGCCAGGAGAACGACGTCATCGGCAAGATGAAGGTCTCCGCCCTGCTTGAGTCCATGCCCGGTGTGGGCAAGGTGCGCGCGAAGCAGATCATGGAGCGTCTCGGTATCTCCGAGAGCCGCCGTGTGCGCGGTCTGGGCTCCAACCAGATCGCGTCGCTGGAGCGCGAGTTCGGCAGCACCGGTTCCTGA
- the coaBC gene encoding bifunctional phosphopantothenoylcysteine decarboxylase/phosphopantothenate--cysteine ligase CoaBC produces the protein MAQTARETAAASAAAPAEVVLGVSGGIAAYKACELLRLLTESGHAVRAVPTAAALHFVGEATWAALSGRPAATETWADVHEVPHVGIGRRADLVVVAPATADLLAKAAHGLADDLLTNTLLTASCPVVFAPAMHTEMWEHPATRANVATLRARGAVVIEPAVGRLTGADTGKGRLPEPAEIFEVCRRALARGAGGLAPDLAGRHVVVSAGGTREPLDPVRFLGNRSSGRQGYALARTAVARGARVTLLAANTALPDPAGADVVRVGTAVELQEAVVKAAADADAVVMAAAVADFRPVTYATGKIKKKDDREPDPIALTRNPDILAGISAARPRAGQVVVGFAAETDDVLANGRAKLARKGCDLLVVNEVGESKAFGSDGNEAVVLTADGREVAVPFGPKEALADVVWDLVAQALA, from the coding sequence ATGGCGCAGACGGCGCGCGAAACGGCAGCGGCATCGGCAGCGGCACCGGCCGAGGTGGTGCTGGGCGTCAGCGGCGGGATCGCCGCGTACAAGGCGTGCGAGCTGCTGCGGCTGCTCACCGAGTCGGGTCACGCGGTACGGGCCGTGCCCACGGCCGCCGCGCTGCACTTCGTCGGCGAGGCCACCTGGGCCGCGCTCTCCGGCCGCCCCGCCGCCACCGAGACCTGGGCGGACGTGCACGAGGTCCCGCACGTGGGGATCGGCCGCCGGGCCGACCTCGTGGTCGTCGCCCCCGCCACCGCCGACCTGCTGGCCAAGGCCGCCCACGGCCTGGCGGACGACCTGCTGACCAACACCCTGCTCACCGCCTCCTGCCCGGTCGTCTTCGCGCCGGCCATGCACACCGAGATGTGGGAGCACCCCGCCACCCGGGCCAACGTCGCCACGCTGCGCGCCCGCGGCGCCGTCGTCATCGAGCCCGCCGTCGGCCGGCTCACCGGCGCCGACACCGGCAAGGGGCGGCTGCCGGAGCCGGCGGAGATCTTCGAGGTCTGCCGCCGCGCGCTCGCCCGCGGCGCCGGGGGCCTGGCCCCCGACCTCGCCGGCCGGCACGTCGTCGTCAGCGCCGGCGGCACCCGCGAGCCGCTCGACCCCGTGCGCTTCCTGGGCAACCGCTCGTCGGGCCGGCAGGGCTACGCCCTGGCCCGTACCGCCGTGGCCCGCGGCGCGCGGGTCACGCTGCTGGCCGCGAACACCGCGCTGCCCGACCCCGCGGGCGCCGACGTCGTCCGCGTCGGCACCGCCGTGGAGCTGCAGGAGGCCGTGGTGAAGGCCGCGGCCGACGCCGACGCCGTCGTCATGGCCGCCGCCGTCGCCGACTTCCGGCCCGTGACGTACGCCACGGGCAAGATCAAGAAGAAGGACGACCGCGAGCCGGACCCGATCGCCCTCACCCGCAATCCCGACATCCTCGCCGGGATCTCCGCCGCCCGCCCGCGCGCCGGGCAGGTCGTCGTCGGCTTCGCCGCCGAGACCGACGACGTGCTCGCCAACGGCCGTGCCAAGCTCGCCCGCAAGGGCTGCGACCTGCTCGTCGTCAACGAGGTGGGCGAGAGCAAGGCGTTCGGCTCCGACGGCAACGAGGCCGTGGTGCTCACCGCCGACGGGCGCGAGGTGGCCGTGCCGTTCGGGCCGAAGGAGGCGCTGGCCGACGTGGTGTGGGACCTCGTAGCGCAAGCGCTCGCCTGA
- a CDS encoding quinone-dependent dihydroorotate dehydrogenase, with protein sequence MYPLLFHSLFARMDPERAHRLAFAAIRGAAAAPGVRGAVRVTAAPRHPGLRVRALGIDFPGPFGLAAGFDKNAVGVDGLTMLGFDFVEVGTVTAGPQPGNPPTRLFRLIPDRALVNRMGFNNDGSAAVAARLARRRYGQRTPYRPNAVVGVNIGKTKAVPESGAIADYVTATERLAGHADYLVVNVSSPNTPGLRDLQATRHLRPLLEAVRAAADRVAGDAAPAASPGAAAAPGRPARVPLLVKIAPDLADEDVDAVADLSLELGLDGIIATNTTVARDGLTTAAARVESIGAGGLSGAPLRRRSLEVLRRLYARVGAPGENGVVLVGAGGIETAEHAWERILAGATLVQGYSGFVYEGPLWPRRIHRGLAELLATSPYATLADAVGADVRKATA encoded by the coding sequence ATGTACCCCTTGCTCTTCCACAGCCTCTTCGCCCGGATGGACCCCGAGCGGGCCCACCGCCTGGCGTTCGCGGCCATCCGCGGCGCCGCCGCCGCACCCGGCGTGCGCGGCGCGGTGCGGGTCACCGCGGCCCCCCGCCACCCCGGACTGCGCGTCCGGGCGCTCGGCATCGACTTCCCCGGCCCCTTCGGGCTCGCCGCGGGCTTCGACAAGAACGCGGTCGGCGTCGACGGGCTGACCATGCTCGGCTTCGACTTCGTCGAGGTCGGCACCGTCACGGCCGGCCCCCAGCCGGGCAACCCGCCCACCCGGCTCTTCCGGCTGATCCCGGACCGGGCCCTGGTCAACCGGATGGGCTTCAACAACGACGGCTCCGCCGCCGTCGCCGCCCGCCTCGCCCGCCGCCGGTACGGGCAGCGCACCCCGTACCGGCCGAACGCCGTGGTCGGCGTCAACATCGGCAAGACCAAGGCCGTCCCCGAATCGGGTGCGATCGCCGACTACGTCACCGCCACCGAACGGCTCGCCGGCCACGCCGACTACCTCGTCGTCAACGTCTCCTCGCCCAACACCCCGGGCCTGCGCGACCTCCAGGCCACCCGGCACCTGCGCCCGCTGCTCGAAGCGGTCCGCGCCGCCGCCGACCGCGTCGCCGGCGACGCGGCACCGGCGGCATCCCCGGGGGCAGCCGCCGCGCCGGGCCGCCCCGCGCGCGTACCGCTGCTGGTCAAGATCGCCCCCGACCTCGCCGACGAGGACGTCGACGCGGTCGCCGACCTGTCGCTTGAGCTGGGCCTCGACGGCATCATCGCCACCAACACCACCGTGGCCCGCGACGGCCTGACCACCGCGGCGGCCCGCGTCGAGTCCATCGGCGCCGGCGGCCTGTCCGGCGCACCGCTGCGGCGGCGGTCCCTGGAGGTGCTGCGCCGCCTCTACGCCCGCGTGGGCGCGCCCGGCGAGAACGGCGTCGTGCTCGTCGGCGCGGGCGGCATCGAGACCGCGGAGCACGCCTGGGAGCGCATCCTCGCCGGGGCCACCCTCGTCCAGGGCTACAGCGGCTTCGTCTACGAGGGGCCGCTGTGGCCCCGCAGGATCCACCGGGGCCTGGCGGAGCTGCTGGCCACGTCCCCGTACGCCACCCTCGCCGACGCCGTCGGCGCCGACGTCAGGAAGGCGACCGCATGA
- the gmk gene encoding guanylate kinase has translation MSTAFSRGAAPVPPADRPRLTVLSGPSGVGKSTVVAHLRKVHPEVWLSVSATTRRPRPGERHGVQYFFVSDDEFDKLVANGELLEWAEFSGNRYGTPRGPVLERLDAGEPVLLEIDLQGARLVRESMPDALLVFLAPPSWEELVRRLTGRGTEAPEVIERRLAAARTELAAEEEFDATLVNTSVEDVSAELLALMQV, from the coding sequence ATGAGTACAGCCTTCTCCCGGGGGGCGGCCCCCGTCCCGCCGGCAGATCGTCCGCGGCTGACCGTGCTCTCCGGCCCCTCCGGGGTCGGCAAGAGCACGGTCGTCGCGCATCTGCGCAAGGTCCATCCCGAGGTGTGGCTCTCGGTCTCCGCGACGACCCGCAGGCCGCGCCCCGGCGAGCGGCACGGCGTCCAGTACTTCTTCGTCAGCGACGACGAGTTCGACAAGCTCGTCGCCAACGGCGAGCTGCTGGAGTGGGCGGAGTTCTCCGGCAACCGGTACGGCACCCCGCGCGGGCCCGTGCTGGAGCGTCTGGACGCCGGCGAGCCCGTGCTGCTGGAGATCGACCTGCAGGGGGCGCGGCTGGTCCGGGAGAGCATGCCGGACGCGCTGCTGGTCTTCCTCGCCCCGCCGAGCTGGGAGGAGCTGGTGCGCCGGCTGACCGGACGCGGCACGGAGGCCCCCGAGGTCATCGAGCGCCGGCTGGCCGCGGCGCGTACGGAGCTGGCGGCCGAGGAGGAGTTCGACGCGACCCTGGTCAACACCTCCGTCGAGGACGTCTCCGCCGAGCTGCTAGCCTTGATGCAGGTTTGA